The Pseudomonas sp. MPC6 nucleotide sequence CCCGGTGCCGAAAGCCGTCGAGCGTCAGAGTGAAAGCTTCTGGGATAACTTCGGTGCTGCCCTGGGCGTGGACTTCAAAGGCCTCGACCACAACGCCAAGGAAGCGCTCGCGCTCAACGCCGCACGCCTGCTCAAGCAAAGCGTCGGCGGTTTGCAGCAGAGCATGCGTACCCGCAGCGAACTTAAGAATGAACTGCGCCTGGCCCAGACCACCGAGCAAGGCACGCAGAAAAACCCGCTGAAATTAGCCGTTGATGCCGGTGAAGTGCTGGGCATTCTGTTGCAGCCGAACAAGCCGGGCCAGTTGCCAGCCGAGCAGGCGATTTCCCGTGCGTTCCGCGATTTACAGGCGCATCAGGTCGCGTTGCTGACCGCCAGTCGTGCAGCGGTTCGCAGCACTCTGGAGCATTTCTCCCCACAGCAACTGACCCTGCGTTTCGAGCGTGACAACAAGCCGTTGCTGGCCACCTCTGGCAGTCGCTGGAGAGCTTATGGGCGCTATCACCAGGCTTTGCGCCAGGATGATGGTTGGAGCGAGCGCCTGCTGGCCCGCGACTTTGCTCAGGCTTACGAAGAACAGATCCGCCTGATTTCCACCCTCCACACCGACCACCAAGGATGATGCGCATGTCTCGCCGCTCGACTGATTTTTTTAAGGTGCTGACTGCACTGACCACCTTGGCACTGTTGGCCGGTTGCTCGACGCTATCGCCATATTCCCACGTCACCAAACTCAACCTAAAGCTGACGGCCAGCGATCAGTTGAACCCGGACCTCAACGGTCGTCCGTCGCCAATTGTCGTACGTCTGTTTGAGCTCAAGCACCCTGTGGCGTTCGAGAACGCGGACTTCTTCAGCCTGTACGAGCGCGCCAAGGAGTCCCTGGCTCCGGACATGGTGTCGACCGAGGAGCTGGAGCTGCGTCCGGGCGAAACCGTCGAACTCAAGCTTAGCGTGGAGGAGGGTAGCCGCTACGTCGGTGTCCTCGCCGCCTACCGTGACCTGCCGGATACCAAATGGCGCTACACCCTGCAAGTCGCCCCGGTGGACGTCACCGACGCCGACCTGACGCTCGACCAGAGCGGCATTCGCACCACCCATGAATTGCTAGTCAAGGCGGCTGACTGACCATGAACTCCCATAAAGTCATTTGGCAGGAAGGCATGTTGCTGCGTCCGCAGCACTTCCAGCACAACGATCGCTACTATGACCACCAGATGAAGACACGCACCCAATTGCTGGGCAGCTACATCTGGGGCTTCCTCAACCTGGACATCGACTTGCAGTTCCTCAACATGGGCAAACTGGTGATCAGCCAGGCATCAGGGATTCTGCCGGACGGTAGCCTGTTCGAACTGGGTGGTAATACTGAGCCGCTGGCCCTGGACGTGCCGCCGAACACCGGCAACACGCCAATCTACCTGGCGCTGCCGTTGGTCACCGGAAACCACATCGAAGCCCGTCGGCCGGAGCAGTCCGACGTGCTGGCGCGCTATACCGCATACGAAGCGGAAGTAGCCGACTCCAACGCTGGCGACGACTCCGCCAGCCAGGTCAGTTGCGCCCGCCCGGACTTCAAACTGTTGCTAGGCGAGCAGCAGAGCGATCAGGCGTATGTGAAGCTGAAGATCTGCGAAGTACTCGATACCACGCCGGACGGCGTGATCAGCCTTGCCCCGGAATTCGTACCAACCTACATCCAGGCGCATGCCTCCAGCTACTTGCTGTCGTGCCTTAAGGAAGTAATCAGCATGCTCGGCAACCGGGGCGACGCCATCGCTGAGCGGATCCGTTCCAATGGCAAGGTGGGTGGCGCAGAAGTCGGCGACTTTATGATGCTGC carries:
- the tagH gene encoding type VI secretion system-associated FHA domain protein TagH — encoded protein: MELVFEIVNTKQFVPTQLCQKTFKQAGGVIGRGEDCDWIIPDRERHLSNHHALISYREGTFFLTDTSSNGIQNSASGARLHKGDTVRIEHGSVYVLGDFEIRARLVHTLATSDKEAGRPQAAGSIIPDDAFLELDPLNALDQQERVYSEIDELISPSTASEDTRQRADYARIDTESLMVPELINAPAEPTLAPVPKAVERQSESFWDNFGAALGVDFKGLDHNAKEALALNAARLLKQSVGGLQQSMRTRSELKNELRLAQTTEQGTQKNPLKLAVDAGEVLGILLQPNKPGQLPAEQAISRAFRDLQAHQVALLTASRAAVRSTLEHFSPQQLTLRFERDNKPLLATSGSRWRAYGRYHQALRQDDGWSERLLARDFAQAYEEQIRLISTLHTDHQG
- the tssJ gene encoding type VI secretion system lipoprotein TssJ, which produces MSRRSTDFFKVLTALTTLALLAGCSTLSPYSHVTKLNLKLTASDQLNPDLNGRPSPIVVRLFELKHPVAFENADFFSLYERAKESLAPDMVSTEELELRPGETVELKLSVEEGSRYVGVLAAYRDLPDTKWRYTLQVAPVDVTDADLTLDQSGIRTTHELLVKAAD
- the tssK gene encoding type VI secretion system baseplate subunit TssK, yielding MNSHKVIWQEGMLLRPQHFQHNDRYYDHQMKTRTQLLGSYIWGFLNLDIDLQFLNMGKLVISQASGILPDGSLFELGGNTEPLALDVPPNTGNTPIYLALPLVTGNHIEARRPEQSDVLARYTAYEAEVADSNAGDDSASQVSCARPDFKLLLGEQQSDQAYVKLKICEVLDTTPDGVISLAPEFVPTYIQAHASSYLLSCLKEVISMLGNRGDAIAERIRSNGKVGGAEVGDFMMLQLINRTELLLRHYLSLEQVHPEELYRTLLTMLGDLATFSSDSKRPRLDSRYQHSDQGASFRKLMDAIRQVLSMVLEQHAIELELQERQYGIIVAPLHDHKLLGSASFVLAASANCDSDELRHRLPAHLKVGPVERIRQLVNLHLPGIKVKPLPVAPRQIAFHSNKTYFILELSSEDLAQLERSGGFAFHVSGEFVELELKFWAIRN